In a single window of the Olivibacter sp. SDN3 genome:
- a CDS encoding YeeE/YedE family protein, whose product MLEFLKEPWPWYIAGPLVGLTVPALLILGNKSFGISSSLRHICASCMPAKIPFFHYDWKKEAWNLFFVFGIFLGGILAALLLANPNPIEVNPELVDELAGYGITSYNSLIPEDVINWQSLLTPRGFLLIVVGGFLVGFGTRYAGGCTSGHAIMGLANLQWPSLVATICFMIGGFVMANLILPYILSL is encoded by the coding sequence ATGTTGGAATTTTTAAAAGAACCGTGGCCGTGGTACATCGCAGGGCCATTGGTCGGACTTACAGTACCTGCCCTATTGATATTGGGCAATAAATCTTTTGGGATCAGCTCATCCCTTCGCCACATCTGTGCATCCTGTATGCCGGCGAAAATACCTTTCTTCCATTACGACTGGAAAAAGGAAGCATGGAACCTGTTTTTTGTATTCGGTATTTTTCTTGGCGGTATATTGGCTGCACTACTCTTGGCCAATCCAAATCCAATTGAAGTGAATCCGGAACTGGTCGATGAACTGGCAGGTTACGGCATTACCAGTTACAATAGCCTTATCCCGGAAGATGTCATTAACTGGCAATCGCTGCTTACGCCCCGTGGCTTCCTACTGATCGTCGTGGGAGGTTTTCTGGTGGGGTTCGGTACCCGGTATGCCGGTGGCTGTACCAGTGGGCACGCCATCATGGGTCTGGCAAATCTTCAATGGCCTTCACTCGTGGCTACGATATGCTTTATGATCGGGGGCTTTGTCATGGCAAACTTGATTTTGCCCTATATATTATCACTTTAG
- a CDS encoding DUF6132 family protein, with product MKRGKTINKYGLIVFGIIAGAIAGFAYWHFIGCNTGTCAITSNPLNSTLYGGVMGGLLLSSFRKDKTKAA from the coding sequence ATGAAAAGGGGAAAAACAATCAATAAATACGGTCTGATAGTGTTTGGAATCATCGCAGGGGCAATAGCAGGATTCGCCTACTGGCATTTCATCGGTTGTAACACCGGAACCTGTGCCATTACATCAAACCCCTTGAACAGTACATTGTATGGCGGGGTAATGGGTGGTCTACTTTTATCCTCTTTTAGAAAAGATAAAACAAAAGCAGCATGA
- a CDS encoding bifunctional UDP-sugar hydrolase/5'-nucleotidase translates to MINKIIYTAMASATLMSCNNISENKDNEESVITILQTSDIHAYLNTHDELFVEDGAMVFREAGGLANIKTLVEGVRQENPDGTVFIDGGDFIQGSGESVRSKGAFFPTIVQKMGYDLMIPGNWEVIYGKQVMMDIMEDYGTQVIVSNMYHEDNKQPLFPPYWITEKKGVKIGFIAYNDPEVPIRQNPMFSEGMEFNPVEANLKELISELKEEQEVDLLFLIAHIGIFKQVTLANNPIVEGVDFIFGNDTHERVREPIQGKYASVVEPGAFGSFVGRLDIKVKDGKMTGYDYELIEVNPEKYTANEEMQELIDTLVAPYRTEMEQVIGYTSAPMYRYLVVENAMDNFITDALLWKSEADFAVSNGFRFGVPILPDESGRASITKEDLWRMLPVDEHMKIGEVTGEQVKNWLEKEINNVFAKDAMQRFGGWLVRFSGMTVKFDSSKEMGERVQEITIQGAPLDLNKTYRMASCNREGEPIHILCRMRDAKNVELKPYTLHQAVIEYLEEKGTINPKIEGRAIAVDLEEKAFSRMSEVGYTFR, encoded by the coding sequence ATGATAAACAAAATAATATATACGGCTATGGCCAGTGCCACATTGATGAGCTGTAACAACATCAGCGAAAACAAGGATAACGAGGAATCTGTCATCACCATTTTGCAGACCTCAGATATCCATGCCTACCTCAATACACATGATGAACTCTTTGTAGAAGATGGGGCTATGGTGTTTAGGGAAGCCGGAGGCTTGGCAAACATCAAGACACTTGTGGAGGGCGTGCGCCAAGAAAATCCCGATGGAACCGTATTCATTGACGGAGGGGATTTTATCCAGGGAAGTGGTGAAAGTGTCCGCTCCAAAGGTGCTTTCTTCCCCACCATAGTTCAGAAAATGGGCTATGACCTCATGATTCCCGGCAATTGGGAGGTCATATATGGTAAACAGGTTATGATGGACATCATGGAGGATTACGGTACACAGGTGATCGTTTCCAATATGTACCATGAAGATAACAAGCAACCTTTGTTTCCACCCTATTGGATTACGGAAAAAAAGGGAGTCAAAATCGGCTTTATCGCCTACAACGACCCGGAAGTGCCGATACGACAAAACCCGATGTTCAGTGAGGGAATGGAATTTAATCCGGTAGAAGCAAACCTTAAAGAGTTGATTTCAGAACTCAAGGAAGAACAGGAAGTTGACCTGCTTTTCCTTATCGCACATATCGGCATATTCAAGCAGGTAACTTTGGCCAATAATCCTATCGTTGAGGGAGTTGATTTTATTTTTGGCAATGATACCCACGAGCGTGTCCGCGAACCTATTCAGGGTAAATATGCTTCCGTAGTCGAACCAGGTGCATTCGGATCATTTGTCGGCAGGTTGGACATAAAGGTAAAAGACGGCAAAATGACCGGTTACGACTATGAACTCATTGAGGTCAACCCGGAGAAGTATACCGCCAATGAAGAAATGCAGGAACTTATAGACACGCTTGTCGCTCCCTATAGAACCGAGATGGAACAGGTAATAGGCTATACATCGGCACCGATGTACCGGTATCTCGTCGTCGAAAATGCGATGGACAATTTTATTACCGATGCCCTGCTTTGGAAATCAGAAGCGGATTTTGCCGTATCCAACGGTTTCCGGTTCGGTGTGCCCATCCTGCCCGATGAAAGCGGAAGGGCATCCATTACCAAAGAGGATCTGTGGCGTATGCTTCCGGTCGATGAACACATGAAGATCGGTGAAGTCACCGGAGAACAGGTCAAAAATTGGTTGGAAAAGGAAATCAACAACGTATTTGCCAAGGATGCCATGCAACGCTTCGGAGGCTGGCTCGTTCGCTTCTCCGGGATGACGGTCAAGTTTGACAGCTCAAAGGAAATGGGTGAGCGTGTACAGGAAATCACCATACAAGGTGCGCCATTGGATCTTAACAAAACATACCGCATGGCATCATGCAACCGTGAGGGAGAACCCATACATATTCTATGTCGGATGAGGGATGCAAAAAATGTAGAATTGAAACCTTATACGTTGCATCAAGCCGTTATTGAATACTTGGAGGAGAAAGGTACAATAAACCCCAAAATCGAGGGTCGGGCAATTGCTGTGGACTTGGAGGAAAAAGCCTTTTCACGGATGTCCGAGGTAGGTTATACGTTTCGGTAA
- a CDS encoding TolC family protein produces the protein MIKQIMATTVMWLAIAAIFPLYAQQQTAHTLGSLWPKVEENYPGIGAKMSAIDAAKLHERAVRGNTLPQVRAQVQNTYGTYEGSAGAFFPQAGFFNVGGPTNPLNGSSMAANSFGSTTIEWELFSFGRLRKENEAASMLFYKTISEKDAYILNLKKILSERYITLLYNDAKLNWTAKNAERLDSIRNITAGLSAAGLRPAADSLLASSSYVQAIGEHDKWSGVKNASFIKLLELYGDSQVDYTESTNRFSNPNGNSLSEGNVINPSHPILDALDKQAEYYTLSGEAQKRSSLPSIKILGGYAYRGTGISPNGTVSGAWKDGFSNTTNNILAGIGLTWNITSLHTNRLKGEELFKEAESTKFLQAQYEQAMQADLSASQAKILQQYEQLGKTRLAVKQSQDAYDMYLARYKSGLITLSELLQIRILLEQAEDAHIEASRDYWMLLAYEAELTADFDFLFNNL, from the coding sequence ATGATAAAACAGATCATGGCAACCACGGTTATGTGGTTGGCCATCGCTGCAATATTTCCGCTATATGCGCAGCAGCAAACAGCACATACTTTGGGCAGTCTGTGGCCCAAAGTAGAAGAAAACTATCCCGGCATTGGAGCGAAAATGTCGGCGATTGATGCCGCAAAACTTCACGAGCGGGCAGTAAGGGGCAATACGCTCCCACAGGTAAGGGCACAGGTTCAAAACACCTATGGTACTTATGAGGGAAGTGCAGGGGCATTCTTCCCCCAAGCCGGATTCTTCAACGTAGGCGGTCCTACCAATCCACTAAACGGAAGTTCGATGGCAGCCAACAGCTTTGGTTCGACAACTATCGAATGGGAACTGTTTTCCTTTGGCAGACTTCGCAAGGAAAACGAAGCCGCCAGTATGCTTTTTTATAAAACGATCAGTGAAAAGGATGCTTATATCCTCAACCTAAAAAAAATATTGTCGGAACGGTACATTACATTATTGTACAATGATGCAAAACTGAACTGGACGGCCAAAAACGCCGAACGCCTCGACAGCATACGCAATATTACGGCCGGACTTTCCGCAGCTGGATTAAGGCCCGCGGCAGACAGCCTGCTTGCTTCATCATCTTATGTACAGGCCATAGGCGAACATGATAAATGGAGCGGTGTAAAAAATGCTTCCTTTATCAAGTTATTGGAATTATATGGTGACAGCCAAGTCGATTACACCGAATCCACCAACCGTTTCAGCAATCCAAACGGCAATTCTCTGAGTGAGGGAAATGTAATCAATCCATCACATCCCATTTTGGATGCACTGGACAAACAAGCCGAATATTATACGCTCAGTGGTGAAGCGCAGAAACGTTCCTCATTACCATCCATAAAAATATTGGGAGGCTACGCCTACCGTGGAACGGGTATAAGTCCCAATGGAACGGTATCGGGTGCCTGGAAAGACGGTTTTTCCAATACCACCAATAATATCCTTGCAGGTATCGGACTCACGTGGAATATTACCAGTCTGCACACGAACAGACTGAAAGGCGAAGAACTTTTCAAAGAAGCAGAAAGCACGAAATTCTTACAAGCACAGTATGAGCAGGCCATGCAAGCGGACCTTTCTGCATCACAGGCAAAAATTCTGCAACAATACGAACAGCTTGGAAAAACGAGGCTCGCTGTAAAACAGTCACAGGATGCCTATGATATGTATCTGGCAAGATATAAAAGTGGCCTTATCACATTGAGCGAGCTGTTGCAGATACGCATCTTGCTCGAACAGGCAGAGGACGCTCACATCGAGGCTTCGCGTGACTATTGGATGCTCCTTGCTTACGAGGCTGAGTTGACAGCCGACTTCGATTTTCTGTTTAACAACCTTTAA
- a CDS encoding DUF2490 domain-containing protein codes for MTTKGLYILCISLVWAVYSFGQTRHNVWLRGTLGYGISEKLESDLEFQYRRQSGFDTKMPFRHDLMQSVRNWTRYRFSDRLFVSVSPFAYFKHYRVVTQQGDHIFKPSREFRFSAALTWKKEIGRGFEFINRGAAEYRIFNNGTDDVTRVRDRIGVQYGFENFSILVFNEFLANVAGVDRGHFVDHNRIGTQLEYRPKSQVKLRLGYLYIDRLPLKGETWLHENNMSFNFMYNFKTGG; via the coding sequence ATGACGACGAAAGGTCTCTATATTTTATGTATATCACTTGTATGGGCGGTGTACTCATTTGGTCAGACACGCCACAATGTTTGGTTAAGGGGAACGTTGGGATATGGGATAAGTGAAAAATTGGAAAGTGACCTGGAGTTCCAATATAGGCGGCAGAGTGGCTTTGACACCAAGATGCCTTTTCGGCATGACCTGATGCAATCCGTTAGGAACTGGACCCGCTATCGGTTCAGTGATCGGCTTTTCGTTTCGGTTTCCCCTTTTGCCTACTTCAAGCATTATCGGGTCGTCACCCAGCAAGGAGATCATATCTTCAAGCCAAGCCGTGAGTTTCGGTTCTCTGCCGCTTTGACTTGGAAAAAGGAAATCGGCAGAGGGTTTGAGTTCATTAACCGTGGAGCGGCCGAATACCGGATTTTTAACAATGGTACGGATGATGTAACGAGGGTAAGGGATCGCATTGGGGTACAGTATGGTTTTGAGAACTTTTCGATTTTAGTCTTTAACGAATTTCTGGCCAACGTGGCGGGTGTAGACCGTGGGCATTTTGTTGACCACAACCGGATCGGCACACAACTGGAATATAGACCAAAGTCGCAGGTAAAGCTTAGGTTGGGATACCTGTATATCGATAGGTTACCGCTAAAAGGGGAAACGTGGCTTCACGAAAACAATATGTCATTTAACTTCATGTACAATTTCAAGACAGGAGGGTAA
- a CDS encoding DUF6691 family protein: protein MNNTTNTELEKRSQDAMCVNESQLEHKWYYNLKYMFVGIIFGVLFVKSEVISWFRIQEMFRLQSFHMYGIIGSAVVVGIISVWLIKKFNIKTIHGEKITISPKKFNKGQIYGGLTFGFGWAMTGACPGPLFAQIGTGATVIAVTLLSAVIGTWVYGYFRERLPH, encoded by the coding sequence ATGAACAATACAACAAATACCGAGTTGGAGAAGAGATCGCAGGACGCGATGTGTGTCAATGAAAGCCAGTTGGAGCATAAATGGTACTACAACCTTAAATACATGTTTGTCGGGATAATTTTTGGTGTCCTGTTTGTAAAATCCGAAGTCATCAGTTGGTTCCGGATACAGGAGATGTTCCGCTTGCAGTCTTTTCACATGTATGGGATTATAGGCAGTGCCGTAGTGGTCGGGATCATTTCAGTCTGGTTGATCAAAAAATTCAATATAAAGACCATTCATGGCGAAAAAATCACCATTTCGCCAAAGAAATTCAACAAGGGGCAGATCTACGGAGGGTTGACTTTCGGTTTTGGCTGGGCGATGACCGGAGCTTGCCCGGGACCACTGTTTGCACAGATCGGAACAGGCGCAACGGTCATTGCCGTAACGCTGTTGAGTGCCGTGATCGGTACATGGGTATATGGGTATTTTAGGGAGAGGTTGCCGCATTAG
- the trxA gene encoding thioredoxin translates to MTFQDIISGDKPVLVDFFAEWCGPCKMQAPILDELKGRVGENATIIKIDVDKNPKVASDMAIRGVPTLIIFRKGEIKWRQSGIFSADELERLIKENS, encoded by the coding sequence ATGACATTCCAAGACATAATAAGCGGGGATAAGCCTGTATTGGTGGATTTTTTTGCCGAATGGTGCGGCCCCTGCAAAATGCAGGCACCGATACTCGATGAACTGAAAGGACGTGTCGGAGAAAATGCGACCATCATCAAGATTGACGTAGACAAAAACCCCAAGGTCGCATCAGATATGGCAATACGCGGTGTACCTACATTGATTATTTTTCGCAAAGGGGAAATCAAGTGGAGACAGTCCGGTATTTTTTCTGCGGATGAACTCGAACGTTTGATAAAAGAAAACAGTTAG
- a CDS encoding DoxX family protein: protein MEHGTKLNGVSILLFRIMLSGIFLIAGISHFINPDGVTERINSARYAEFAHLFGDPHTLGIWSGYALILFGMTFVLGVFTRWSALALFLLLIPITITIQVGNGWMHGPFWKNIAIFGGLLFFIVNNPRSYTLYN, encoded by the coding sequence ATGGAACACGGAACAAAACTGAACGGAGTATCCATACTCCTTTTTAGGATAATGCTGAGCGGGATTTTTCTGATCGCCGGCATATCCCACTTCATTAATCCGGACGGTGTCACAGAACGCATCAACAGTGCGAGATATGCAGAATTTGCACATCTTTTCGGCGATCCGCATACACTTGGAATATGGTCGGGTTATGCCTTGATACTTTTCGGGATGACATTCGTATTGGGAGTCTTCACCCGATGGTCAGCACTCGCGCTATTTCTTCTGCTCATACCCATCACGATAACCATCCAAGTGGGGAATGGCTGGATGCACGGCCCCTTCTGGAAAAACATCGCCATCTTTGGAGGACTTCTGTTTTTTATCGTTAATAACCCAAGATCATATACTTTATACAACTAA